taaaaaaattataaaagcaaaataagtttttttaaaaataaaataaaaaattatttttatagttaTTTAGTAGGCTATTAGTTGTGGATGAGTACACTCAAATAGTTCAGATGTAAATCACAGAATTAAACttacatatttaattacaaataaaagattgtatgtttattttattgctatactaatatctattttttcatgtcctttaattttaatgattattatgttttttaattttatactatTATGCCATATAGTGtagttttttatttatttatttacttttggGTGTTAAATTTTATACAAGAATTTACTgacataatttctttttttttttttttggaactacAGTCTGTCTCACTCTCTTTTGGTCACTATCTCTCGATATTTTGTCCCTTGCTTTCAGTATCACACAGGTAAGTAATATTTTAATATGGCGTTTTGATTTGTAGATGCATGCATATCAATTTTTGAGGTGATAATTTTTTCTATTGTTGGACACTATTCTAGATTTTCTATATATCTGaatagtttcttttttttttttatcaaatttgtcACATAATAACCTTAGAAAACCCGTCCAATGTCCTACTGACAATTAATTTCAGTGGACAATGGATTGTCCTATTGGACAAATTGGAATTGTATACTCTACATAGGAATAGGatggatataaatatgtattataTATTTGTAGAAATTTCGTAACATCTCTCATTGTTCTCTGGGTGCAGCCTTTATGTTGTGCACTTGGAGAACTAATGGGAGatgctgccgaaatttttacaaatatatgaCATGTCATTATCTGTCTGTTATTGGTAGAAATGATACAATTCTAATTGGGTTAGGGCCTTACCTTTCAACGCATGATTAGGGATATGATGTAATTCTGATATCTGACATATCATTACAAATATTCACTTAATTATTACACAGCTATTAGCAAAATGGGATCAGATCGGAGATGGATGTATGCTAGGTTAAAAGATGGCCTATTGACCTCAGAATTCATAGAAGGTATTGAACAATTCATAACATTTGCTAAGCAACATCCAGAGTGGATGGATGGGGACAAACTGAAGTGTCCATGTAATCATCGAAAGTGTCAGAATCGTAATTATGTTGATGAGAATACAATTCGGTTACATTTGATGAAGCATGGATTTGTGtcatattattataaatggaTTCTACATGGGGAACCCCGCACAAGTAATATTGATAGTCAAAATATAAATGTTATGATAGCGGAGTCTGttcaagaggttgataatagcaCAAGCAATACATATGAGCAAATGGTAATGGATGCAGCAGGTCCTAATTTCTTTCAGGATGTAATGGAGGAGCCTCCAAATCCATCAGCTCAAAAATTGTATGACATGTTACAAGCTGCTAATCAAGAGGTGTGGCCAGGTTGTGAAAGCCATTCGCAGCTCTCAGTTGTTGCAAGGATGTTGAacatcaaggcagaacatcatttGTCAGAAAGGTGTTTTGATGACATTTGTCAACTTATGAAAGAGGTGTTACCGGATGAAAATTTAATGACTGAAAACTTTTACAGTACAAAGAAGTTGGTCCAAGCATTGGGCCTACCTGTTGAGAAGATTCATTGTTGTACTAATGGATGTATGTTATATTGGGCTGAAGATAGTGAGTTAACGAATTGCAAATTTTGTGACCATCCACGGTTCAAACGACATAGTCGAGGCTCTTCTAATTTTCAAACCAATGTCCCACATAAGAAAATGTACTACTTTCCTCTCACACAGAGATTGCAAAGAGTATATGCTTCGAATGCAACAGCAAAAGAAATGAGATGGCATGCTGAGCATAACCATGAAGATTGGGTAATGCGTCATTGTTCAGATGCAACTGCATGGAAGCATTTTAATAAAACACATCCTTCATTTGCTGCTGAGGTTCGGAATGTAAGGCTAGGACTGTGCACCAATGGGTTTCAACCATTCGGTCGATCACCGACAACAATATTCATCTTGGCCAGTCATTGTCACTCCTTACAATTTGCCTCCTTGGTTATGTATGAAGGAAGAGTATATGTTCCTAACGGTAATAGTTCCTGGTCCGAGAAACCCAAAAGACAAATTGGATGTGTACTTACAGCCCCTTATTGTAGAGTTGAAACAGTTGTGGGAAGTTGGAGTTGAGACATATGATGCATCAAAGaagaataattttaatatgaGGGTTGCGTTATTATGGACAATAAGTGATTTCCCTGCATATTCAATGTTATCCGGTTGGAGCACAGCAGGCAAGACTGCTTGTCCATATTGTAGGGGCGATTCAGATGCATTCACATTGACAAAGGGTGGTAAACAATCATGGTTTGACAATCACCGTAAATTCTTACTAGCTAACCATCCTTTCAGACGGAATAAAATTGCTTTTAGAAAGAACAAGACAGTTACAAAAAGTGCTCCCCCCATTCTATCTGGTGAGGAAATTTTAGAACAAATAGAACATCTAGGATTAATGTGTGTCACAGATATGGGTGCAGATGAGAATAACAGTTGCAAAGCAAAAAACACGGGTTGGAAGAGACGGAGCATTTTTTGGGATTTGCCATATTGGAGTACTAACATGCTTCGCCACAACCTGGATGTCATGCATATAGAGAAAAAtgtatttgaaaatatttttaatactgtgATGAATGTTGAAGGGAAGACGAAGGACAATGCAAAATCAAGGGAAGATTTGAAAGAGTTTTGTCACCGACCTGAGTTGGAAAGTATCCTAAAGCATGTAACACATTAGACAAACAATCAAAAGCAGTGTTGTGTGAATGGCTTAAAAATCTTAGATTCCCATATGGTTATGTGTCAAACATGGGTAGGTATATAGACATGCGAAAACTGAAATTGTTTAGAATGAAAAGCCATGACTGTCATGTCTTTATGCAGAGATTACTCCTAATAGCATTTAGGGAATTGCTTCCAAAATTTGTGTGGTAAGCATTGACCGAATTGAGCAATTTCTTTAGAGAGTTAACTTCAACAACACTTAGAGAAGAAGTCATGTTACAGCTCAATGAAGAGATTCCTATAATATTATGTAAACTAGAGCGTATATTCCCTCCAAGTTTCTTTGACTCCATGGAACATCTCCCAGTGCATTTGGCTTATGAAGCATGGATTGCTGGTCCTGTGCAATATCGGTGGATGTATCCATTTGAGAGGTAACTAGTTTAATGTATTGTTGTATACTATCATTACATGGAGAAATAAAAACTTTGTTGTGACTAAATAGTAAATGGTACAGGTACCTTAGGAAGTTAAAaaataatgtgaaaaataaagccaaagtggaaggttccatatgcaatgcatacttagttgaagaagcatcgtcattctgtgctcattattttgAACCCCATGTCAACACAAGGCATTGAAAGGTTCCACGCAATGATGATATAGTCGAACATATGGATGAACATCCAGGGAATCTATCAATTTTCACTCATTCTGGTAGGCCACTGGGAAAAGGAAAGGTTAGATATCTCACAGAACAAGAATTTCAAGCAGCACAAATGTACATCTTGTTGAATTGTATAGAAGTAAAACCGTACATTGAGTAAGTTTTTctaatattcaattattataattgttgCAATGCCATTATTGATTCCAAACATGTAATTAACTATTTTCATTGTGTGCAGCATTTTTGTTAATGAGTTACACATGGCCAATCCAAATATCAATGATAAACAAGTTGATGAGAAACTAGAGCGTGAATTTGATAAGTGGTTCAATAAATATGTTCACAATCCCTCCAACAATATATCAAGCCAGTTTTTAAAGGATCtatcaaagggtccattaagaagTGTTATGTGCTACAATAGTTATGTAGTTAATGGTTATAAATTTCACACTAAAGGTTATGGTTCGCATAGGGCAACGATGAACAGTGGGGTATGTATCAAGGGGACTAATTACAGTACTAATGAAAGTGACTACTATGGACAATTAATTGAAGTGCTACGATTGGAGTACCCTGGATTACCAATCAAAAGAACtgtattgtttaaatgtgattggtttgatccaacaccaaatgtgggaacaaagattcatccaaaatataaacttgtggatattaatcataaaagatccttcAATAGGTATGAACCATTTGTTCTTGCTATCcaagccttcagtgaattattcCATATATCCAAGCTTAAAACGTGACAAGGATGATTGGTGGGCTGTGTTCAAAATCAAAGCGAGATCTGTTATTGATCTTCCTGAGCAAGTGAATGTGACAACTCCCCCTGCGCGGGAAGAACCATttcaagaagatgaaatggaagtCCCTTTGATTCAAATTGACGATGATGATGATCAACAACAATATTTGAATGATCAAAACGGTGTACTAGTTGAAATTAATGAAGAggatgttgaagatgaagaagagctTGAATTGTACTCAGAAAGTGATGAGGAATGCGATGATGTATATGATAGTGATACTAATTAGAATTAGGTATTTCtcttaatgaatttatatttctaaACTTGAAGTATAAACTCTAACTAATTTCATCTGTATTATGTATCATAAGTTGAATGAAGCTAACTAATTAATACAATTATTTATGCAGGATGCGAGGCAACGGTCGCAGGGGAGGTTTGTTGGGTCATTCACAGTCAAGGCGCACTGCGGCAGATGAGCCCAATGATCAACTAGACCAATCTACACAGGGTCAGCCTCAGGTTCCTTCACGATCCACTGGGAGGTCGACACCAGATCCAGAGGGGTCTACTGCTTCAACACAGCATCGAGctacacctccacctccaccgccaccacctccaccgCCACCACCTATTACCCCATCTTCTGAGCCTGCAATTGGATCAACCTCTGGTCATGAAGGTCATTCAGTTGGGGCAGCACCAATATCATCGATGGATGGCCTATCACTCACTacatttggaagaaagaaaagaataaagctcattaatggcacgtaagtatttaaaattaattaactttatcTATGATTTGGTATTACATATCATTGGCAATTGAAGTACCgtgtttctacatttacataaaaTCAATATATTTGCTGTCTTTCTTTTGCACAGGTTACATCCATCTGAGGAATGTGCTAAGAAGATGAAGAATATCTTCAAGGAGAGGATGGACCCAGAGGGGCACTGTTGGAAAACTATCACGCCTGAAACAAAAGAGTTTTACTGGGATGAATTtcaagtaataaaataaatatttaaatataattagctATCAGATAACTAATTTGCATAGTTTATGAAACCTCAAAAAAGAATGTTATGAACAAATATCATTTAAGTgatgagaatttgtgaattaatgtAAAAGAACACAATTGAAGTATATTAATGCTTAAATGATCTATATGTACAGCTTGTGTgatattgaaaatatatattgttgtgagttgttgtagttggggtggatgttatttattgttgagaatatatgaagtgtttttaacaggtgcaaTTAATACCTAATAACTAGGCTGGATTGTCCAaaattaaggggaaatgctgtcaaTTTTTTCCTAAAATATTATCATACTAATACAActgtcttaatttttatttattttataccaGAAATACTTTGATTGGCAAGAGGTGACTCCACTAGTAAAGGAAGCTTGGAGGCGTAAGGCTGCAGAGCGCTATAAGGCCCTAATGTGCAATGTCAGGAAAAGGAAATCCAAGGTCATCGTGCCTAATAGTAAAATGCAAAAATGGAAGGAGGCATGGAGTAGCCCAGAGTTTAAAGCCAAGAGCCATCAGTTCACTGCTAACCGTTGTAGTGAGATAGGGGGAGTTGGGGCGTGCATCTCTAGACACACATGGGGTTCGGGCCACATGCTACTCATGCAGATAGAATGGTAATGATTTCATATTTACTATAGGATGGTAATGATTTCATATTTACTAGTTTTGTTATTGTCTGTCTACATATTAGTAGCAAATAATCAAACATTATTATAAACATCACTAAAATCATTATATCTTTTCAGGAAGCCCAGCTTGGCCGAAGACCTTTTCCTTATGAACTTTTCCATAAGACCCACACTAGGAAAGGCACCTCCGATATGGTTGATTCACGAGCGCAATCAATTAAGGTAAGTGAACAAGTATTTTATGTCTTTCAATTATATGAAAAAAATGAATAAGTGAGTTTGTTTATTCAATtgccaagaaaaataaatttaaaatatgtgtATTGACTTATGCAGGATGCATTTTTGGCGCTTAAGGAGCAGTCATCTCAACCACAAGAGGGGTGCAGTGACCCTCCTATTGTAGATGAGGTCGCACTATATTATCAAGTTGTGGGGGGGGAGAAGAAGAACAGGGTTTATGGCATTGGATCTCAAGCATCAATTTTTTACCCTAGCTCATCACATGGATCATCTTCTACTGCATCCTATTGTGCTCAGTCAGAGGCAATGGAGGAAGAGATTCAACAATTGCATCAAGGTAACGCTCAAGGATAGTTTGGttgcaatggaggagagagatCGACAACGCGAGTTGATGCTAGAGGAGAGATATAGACAACGTGAGCAGACACTGGAGGAGCGCATGCAATAAATGATGCAAAACATGATGGCACAAATGATGCAAAACATGATGGCACAAATGATGCAGGGTACGCAGTTTACAGCCCCAACTCCACATGCGACTCATCAAGATGATGGTAGAGAGGCTGATAGTGGTGATGAGTGATTATCTTGTTGATGACAAGTAGCTTgtttttttgttattatgatattttatttttccatacagtatattattgtcataacccttcactgtcatatattatatataacattgactgatatttgatatttgatagcctgatattataaatattgtgatattgagcatttaaaattaatattatattatatgcttcaatacaggaaataatatattaaataaaaaaataaaaattttctactaGTAATTTGAAACGGATTAAAAACGAATTTTTCCGTTTCTAATCCAATAACACAAGGATCAGTTTcagaatttagaaaccgatttgaaatggaatttctgtttcaaaaaaattgaaaccaaaatatcagtttttaaattaaaacggaatttgaaaccgaatatatgTGGTTTCTAAATTTGAAACAGAATAGTGGTTTGAAAATAGCTTCAGAATTTGAAACGGACGCCATTTTCCGtttcaaatttatttagaaaCTTGCGGATTTAAAACTAAATATTTCggtttcaaatcggtttctaaatgtaTTTTGAAACCGATTTTCActgatttgaaaccgaatattcggtttcaaatctcCTTTTTTCTTGTAGTGAAAGAGTAAATGTAGAGCTTGAATATTCCATTAGAATCGATCCCAATCAATCAATTGAGCAACCcaattaaaattcatatttgcatTGTCTTTGACTCTTAGGGGAT
The sequence above is a segment of the Hevea brasiliensis isolate MT/VB/25A 57/8 chromosome 11, ASM3005281v1, whole genome shotgun sequence genome. Coding sequences within it:
- the LOC131170606 gene encoding uncharacterized protein LOC131170606 yields the protein MVDSRAQSIKDAFLALKEQSSQPQEGCSDPPIVDEVALYYQVVGGEKKNRVYGIGSQASIFYPSSSHGSSSTASYCAQSEAMEEEIQQLHQGLSWMGWIGFNDGTPYAANIDALFVALNT
- the LOC131170605 gene encoding uncharacterized protein LOC131170605, whose protein sequence is MDEHPGNLSIFTHSGRPLGKGKVRYLTEQEFQAAQMYILLNCIEVKPYIDIFVNELHMANPNINDKQVDEKLEREFDKWFNKYVHNPSNNISSQFLKDLSKGPLRSVMCYNSYVVNGYKFHTKGYGSHRATMNSGVCIKGTNYSTNESDYYGQLIEVLRLEYPGLPIKRTVLFKCDWFDPTPNVGTKIHPKYKLVDINHKRSFNRYEPFVLAIQAFTRSVIDLPEQVNVTTPPAREEPFQEDEMEVPLIQIDDDDDQQQYLNDQNGVLVEINEEDVEDEEELELMRGNGRRGGLLGHSQSRRTAADEPNDQLDQSTQGQPQVPSRSTGRSTPDPEGSTASTQHRATPPPPPPPPPPPPPITPSSEPAIGSTSGHEGHSVGAAPISSMDGLSLTTFGRKKRIKLINGTLHPSEECAKKMKNIFKERMDPEGHCWKTITPETKEFYWDEFQKYFDWQEVTPLVKEAWRRKAAERYKALMCNVRKRKSKVIVPNSKMQKWKEAWSSPEFKAKSHQFTANRCSEIGGVGACISRHTWGSGHMLLMQIEW
- the LOC131170604 gene encoding uncharacterized protein LOC131170604; translation: MGSDRRWMYARLKDGLLTSEFIEGIEQFITFAKQHPEWMDGDKLKCPCNHRKCQNRNYVDENTIRLHLMKHGFVSYYYKWILHGEPRTSNIDSQNINVMIAESVQEVDNSTSNTYEQMVMDAAGPNFFQDVMEEPPNPSAQKLYDMLQAANQEVWPGCESHSQLSVVARMLNIKAEHHLSERCFDDICQLMKEVLPDENLMTENFYSTKKLVQALGLPVEKIHCCTNGCMLYWAEDSELTNCKFCDHPRFKRHSRGSSNFQTNVPHKKMYYFPLTQRLQRVYASNATAKEMRWHAEHNHEDWVMRHCSDATAWKHFNKTHPSFAAEVRNEEYMFLTVIVPGPRNPKDKLDVYLQPLIVELKQLWEVGVETYDASKKNNFNMRVALLWTISDFPAYSMLSGWSTAGKTACPYCRGDSDAFTLTKGGKQSWFDNHRKFLLANHPFRRNKIAFRKNKTVTKSAPPILSGEEILEQIEHLGLMCVTDMGADENNSCKAKNTGWKRRSIFWDLPYWSTNMLRHNLDVMHIEKNVFENIFNTVMNVEGKTKDNAKSREDLKEFCHRPELESILKHVTH